In Apium graveolens cultivar Ventura chromosome 10, ASM990537v1, whole genome shotgun sequence, the following are encoded in one genomic region:
- the LOC141691111 gene encoding protein NRT1/ PTR FAMILY 5.2-like encodes MAFYGISTNLVLYLTKKLHEGTVKSSNNVTNWVGTVWLTPILGAYIADAHLGRYWTFIISAIIYLGGMSLLTLVVSLKSLRPPRCGPGTIDVDCEKHASPFQVGIFYCALYIIALGTGGTKPNISTMGADQFDEYDPKEKVQKMSFFNWWVFSVFFGTLFASTFLVYIQDHAGWGLGYGIPTIGLFLSILMFLVGSPYYRHKPASGSPITKMARVLMATIRKWNVGVPSDPKQLHELNLDEYSKPGKYRIEHSPSLRMLDKAAVVDGLSHPWMLCTVTQVEETKQMVKMVPILLVSFLPSTLLAQGQTLFIKQGATLVRSIGPHFSIPPASLVAFITIFMLITVALYDKFLVPALRRYTKNPRGITMLQRMGIGLVMHVTVMIIASISERKRLSVIKEHGITEKNQIVPLSIFILLPQYGLMGVAETFWEVGRLEFFYDQAPKSMKSFGTAYYTTSLSMGYFLSSFILTTVANFTKKDGHKGWILDNLNVSRLDYFYAFYAVLSFINLLFFLLAAKYFVYNKEEDEYATIELEDVKGTSEKNAFLKDVKM; translated from the exons ATGGCATTTTATGGAATATCAACAAATTTGGTGTTGTATCTAACAAAGAAGTTGCATGAAGGAACCGTGAAATCTTCAAACAATGTCACCAACTGGGTTGGCACTGTTTGGCTTACACCAATTCTAGGTGCCTACATAGCCGATGCTCATCTTGGCCGTTACTGGACTTTCATCATTTCAGCCATCATCTATCTTGGG GGCATGTCCTTGTTGACACTAGTAGTTTCCCTGAAATCTCTCCGGCCGCCGCGGTGCGGCCCCGGGACAATAGACGTGGACTGTGAGAAGCATGCTTCACCATTTCAAGTGGGAATTTTCTACTGTGCATTGTACATAATTGCCCTCGGAACAGGTGGGACAAAGCCCAACATCTCAACAATGGGTGCAGACCAGTTTGATGAATATGACCCCAAAGAAAAAGTCCAGAAGATGTCATTCTTTAATTGGTGGGTCTTTAGTGTCTTCTTTGGCACCCTATTTGCCAGCACTTTCTTGGTTTACATTCAAGATCATGCAGGCTGGGGACTTGGATATGGGATTCCAACAATTGGGCTCTTTTTGTCAATTTTGATGTTTCTAGTGGGCTCACCTTATTATAGGCACAAACCTGCATCAGGAAGCCCAATTACTAAGATGGCTAGAGTCCTTATGGCCACTATTAGAAAATGGAATGTAGGTGTCCCAAGTGATCCAAAACAACTTCATGAGTTGAATTTGGATGAATATTCCAAACCTGGAAAGTATAGAATTGAGCACTCTCCTTCATTAAG AATGCTAGATAAAGCGGCAGTTGTGGATGGGCTGAGCCATCCCTGGATGCTATGCACAGTGACTCAAGTCGAAGAAACAAAACAAATGGTAAAAATGGTGCCAATTTTATTAGTATCATTCTTACCTAGCACCCTGTTGGCTCAAGGACAAACACTCTTCATCAAGCAAGGCGCCACTCTTGTTAGAAGCATAGGTCCTCATTTCAGTATTCCCCCAGCATCTCTTGTAGCATTCATAACAATCTTCATGTTGATCACTGTTGCGCTCTATGATAAATTCTTGGTACCTGCACTTCGACGCTACACAAAAAATCCAAGAGGGATCACAATGCTGCAAAGAATGGGAATTGGCCTAGTGATGCATGTCACAGTTATGATCATCGCTTCCATTTCTGAACGAAAACGTTTAAGTGTAATTAAAGAACATGGTATCACGGAGAAAAATCAGATTGTTCCTCTAAGCATTTTTATCCTACTCCCTCAATATGGCCTAATGGGGGTGGCTGAAACATTTTGGGAAGTGGGGAGGCTTGAATTCTTCTATGATCAAGCTCCAAAAAGCATGAAAAGCTTTGGGACAGCCTATTACACAACTAGCTTGAGTATGGGATATTTCTTAAGCAGTTTTATCCTGACAACTGTGGCTAATTTCACTAAGAAGGATGGTCACAAGGGTTGGATTTTGGATAACTTGAATGTGTCTCGCTTAGACTATTTCTACGCATTTTATGCTGTTTTGAGCTTTATTAACCTACTGTTCTTTCTTCTGGCTGCAAAATACTTTGTTTACAACAAAGAAGAAGATGAATATGCTACAATAGAGTTGGAAGATGTCAAGGGTACTTCTGAGAAGAATGCTTTCTTGAAAGATGTAAAAATGTAG
- the LOC141692688 gene encoding multiple organellar RNA editing factor 2, chloroplastic-like, giving the protein MASTPLFRSILTGRSSPTLLLIPKRLFSTSPPLIGFTRAARATQTLTHKLHAPTPLRHSFIRCRVNRSGGAYSPLNSGNSGYSDRPPTEMAPLFPGCDYEHWLIVMDKPGGEGASKDEMIRCYIETLAKVLGSEDEAKKKIYNVSCERYFGFGCEIDEETSNKLEGLPGVLFVLPDSYVDAENKDYGAELLVNGEIVKRSPERERRVQPVPQRAQDRPRYNDRTRYNNRRQNMR; this is encoded by the exons ATGGCATCAACCCCTCTTTTCCGTTCAATCCTGACCGGCCGATCATCCCCCACTCTCCTCCTCATCCCCAAACGCCTTTTTTCCACCTCCCCACCTTTAATAGGATTCACACGCGCTGCGCGTGCAACACAAACTCTCACACACAAGCTTCACGCGCCGACACCACTTCGCCATAGCTTCATTAGGTGTAGGGTTAATCGGTCCGGCGGCGCGTACTCGCCGTTGAACTCGGGAAATAGTGGGTATAGTGATAGACCTCCCACGGAAATGGCGCCGTTGTTTCCGGGTTGTGATTATGAGCACTGGTTGATTGTGATGGATAAACCGGGTGGAGAAGGTGCTAGTAAGGATGAGATGATTAGGTGTTATATCGAAACCCTTGCCAAAGTTCTTGGAAG TGAGGATGAAGCAAAGAAGAAGATTTACAATGTATCTTGTGAGAGGTACTTTGGATTTGGATGTGAGATTGATGAGGAGACATCTAATAAGCTTGAAG GTTTGCCTGGTGTTCTGTTTGTGCTTCCTGATTCCTATGTTGATGCTGAAAACAAAGACTATGGAG CTGAGCTTCTAGTAAATGGTGAGATTGTCAAAAGGTCCCCTGAGAGAGAACGCAGAGTGCAGCCAGTACCTCAAAGAGCTCAGGACAGACCAAGATACAATGATCGTACCCGCTATAATAACAGACGTCAAAACATGCGATAA
- the LOC141692757 gene encoding protein NRT1/ PTR FAMILY 5.2-like, whose amino-acid sequence MARVVEESIGMDTGDKDYTQDGTVDLKGRPVLRSKTGRWRATSFIVGYEIFERMAYYGIATNLVLYLTRELHEGTVASSNNVTNWVGTVWMTPLIGAYIADAHLGRYWTFIISSAIYLLGMCLLTLVVSLPSLRPPTCGNGVKQVDCLKRASPFQVGIFYCALYIIAIGTGGTKPNISTMGAEQFDEFEPKERKHKLSFFNWWMFSIFFGTLFSNTFLVYIQDEVGWALGYGLPTIGLLLSVVMFIVGTRYYRHRTPTGSPFTKMAKVLVASARKWNVIVPNDPKELHELSLDLYSKPGKCRIDHTTSLRVLDKAAVVTGQSTPWMLCPVTHVEETKQMIKMVPILLATIIPSTMLAQAGTFFIKQGATLVRSMGPHFSIPPACLTAFITIFMLISIVVYDRVFVPVVRRYTKNPRGITMLQRMGIGLVLHIIVMIIAAICERKRLQVVKENGITEKNQIVPLSIFILLPQFALMGVADNFLEVAKLELFYDQAPESMKSLGTAYFSTSIGVGFFLSSGILSTVASVTKRNGREGWILNNLNKSRLDNYYIFFAVLSFINFLFFLVVAKYFVYNKETNEYSKKELEDVVDGS is encoded by the exons ATGGCAAGAGTAGTAGAAGAGAGCATTGGTATGGATACAGGTGACAAAGATTACACACAAGATGGAACTGTGGATCTTAAAGGTAGGCCTGTCCTAAGATCGAAAACAGGGAGGTGGAGAGCTACTTCCTTCATTGTTG GCTATGAAATATTTGAGAGGATGGCATACTATGGAATAGCAACAAACCTAGTGCTGTATCTAACAAGGGAGCTCCATGAAGGAACTGTGGCTTCTTCCAACAATGTCACCAATTGGGTTGGTACTGTCTGGATGACTCCCCTTATAGGTGCCTACATTGCAGACGCTCACCTTGGTCGATACTGGACTTTCATCATTTCATCAGCCATCTATCTTTTG GGAATGTGCTTGCTGACTCTAGTGGTTTCATTACCATCTCTACGACCACCAACATGTGGCAATGGTGTGAAACAGGTAGACTGCCTTAAACGAGCCTCACCGTTTCAAGTGGGAATATTCTACTGTGCATTATACATAATCGCTATAGGAACAGGAGGGACAAAGCCTAACATCTCAACTATGGGCGCGGAGCAGTTTGATGAATTTGAGCCCAAAGAAAGAAAGCACAAGCTCTCATTCTTTAACTGGTGGATGTTTAGCATTTTCTTTGGCACTTTGTTTTCCAACACTTTCTTAGTGTACATACAGGATGAGGTTGGCTGGGCACTTGGCTATGGGCTTCCAACAATAGGACTCTTGTTATCAGTAGTTATGTTCATAGTAGGGACACGTTATTATAGACACAGAACCCCTACCGGAAGCCCTTTCACGAAGATGGCTAAAGTCCTTGTGGCCTCAGCAAGGAAGTGGAATGTGATTGTCCCAAATGACCCTAAGGAACTTCATGAGTTAAGTTTGGATTTATATTCCAAACCCGGAAAATGTAGAATTGACCACACTACATCATTAAG GGTTCTAGATAAAGCAGCAGTGGTAACTGGTCAGAGCACCCCTTGGATGCTGTGTCCAGTGACGCATGTTGAAGAAACAAAGCAAATGATAAAAATGGTTCCAATATTATTGGCAACAATCATACCTAGTACCATGTTAGCTCAAGCTGGCACATTTTTTATTAAGCAAGGTGCCACACTTGTTAGGAGCATGGGTCCTCATTTCAGTATCCCCCCAGCATGTCTCACAGCATTTATCACAATCTTTATGTTGATCAGTATCGTAGTCTATGACCGTGTTTTTGTACCAGTGGTTAGGCGTTACACAAAAAATCCAAGGGGTATCACAATGCTGCAAAGAATGGGAATAGGCCTAGTGTTGCATATCATTGTAATGATAATTGCTGCCATATGTGAAAGAAAGCGATTACAAGTGGTGAAAGAAAATGGCATTACAGAGAAAAATCAAATTGTTCCATTAAGCATTTTTATTTTACTTCCTCAATTTGCACTAATGGGGGTGGCTGATAACTTCTTGGAAGTGGCAAAACTTGAACTTTTCTATGACCAGGCACCGGAAAGCATGAAGAGTCTAGGAACAGCCTATTTCTCTACAAGCATAGGAGTTGGATTTTTCCTTAGCAGTGGCATTCTTTCAACCGTGGCTAGTGTCACAAAGAGGAATGGCCGCGAGGGCTGGATTTTGAACAACCTAAACAAGTCTCGTCTAGACAATTACTATATCTTTTTTGCGGTACTCAGCTTTATAAACTTTCTATTCTTCCTTGTGGTTGCCAAGTATTTTGTGTACAACAAAGAGACAAACGAATATTCTAAGAAGGAACTGGAAGATGTTGTGGATGGTTCTTAG
- the LOC141689124 gene encoding rho GDP-dissociation inhibitor 1-like: MDGGKREEAGQSSEKSFVVVDDDDQEDVERNEIIGDFVPAPPVPLKDQLEKDKDDESLKRWKEQLLGCVESDLNGQMDPEVTFHSIGILSNDFGEINTTLPVDKLQNGKPLFTLKEGSEYRLKLTFTVLHNIVSGLTYTNAVWKGGMQVDRSKGMLGTFAPQREPYVHTLEEETTPSGVLARGIYTAKLKFEDDDRRCHMELNYSFEIKKRC, translated from the exons atggatgGTGGAAAGAGAGAAGAGGCAGGACAGTCATCTGAGAAGTCTTTTGTTGTTGTTGATGATGATGATCAAGAAGATGTAGAAAGAAATGAGATTATTGGTGATTTTGTTCCTGCTCCTCCTGTCCCTCTTAAAGATCAGCTTGAGAAAGACAAG GATGatgaaagcttgaagagatgGAAAGAACAATTACTTGGTTGTGTTGAAAGCGATTTGAATG GACAAATGGATCCTGAGGTCACATTCCACTCTATAGGAATTTTGTCTAATGACTTTGGAGAGATTAATACTACTCTGCCTGTCGACAAACTTCAAAATGGGAAGCCTCTCTTTACACTCAAGGAGGGATCTGAGTACCGGCTTAAGTTAACATTCACGGTATTGCACAACATTGTCTCTGGCCTGACCTATACAAATGCAGTATGGAAGGGAGGAATGCAAG TTGATCGAAGCAAAGGAATGTTAGGAACTTTTGCTCCACAACGAGAACCGTATGTGCATACCTTAGAAGAGGAAACAACTCCATCCGGTGTGCTTGCAAGAGGGATATACACAGCAAAGCTTAAG TTTGAAGATGATGACAGAAGGTGTCATATGGAGCTCAATTATTCCTTTGAAATAAAAAAGCGATGTTAG